One Nitrospirota bacterium DNA segment encodes these proteins:
- a CDS encoding type II toxin-antitoxin system RelE/ParE family toxin, whose amino-acid sequence MTVKQLKEIPVIFYRSSLGAEPVRDWLRNLPSEDRRTIGFDLATVQVGWPVGMPLCHSLGGGLWEVRSTLPSRRIARMLFFIYEGQLIVLHGFIKQTQRTPQDELELARKRMKEVVT is encoded by the coding sequence ATGACCGTGAAACAATTGAAAGAGATACCAGTTATCTTCTATCGTAGTTCGCTTGGGGCAGAGCCTGTCAGAGACTGGTTGCGCAACTTGCCAAGTGAAGACAGGCGCACAATTGGGTTTGACCTCGCAACTGTACAGGTTGGTTGGCCTGTCGGGATGCCGTTGTGCCATTCCCTTGGCGGCGGATTGTGGGAGGTGCGCAGCACTCTGCCAAGCCGTAGAATTGCGCGGATGTTATTTTTTATATACGAGGGACAGCTCATAGTTTTACACGGCTTCATCAAACAGACACAGAGAACACCACAGGACGAACTTGAATTAGCACGTAAACGAATGAAGGAGGTTGTGACATGA
- a CDS encoding XRE family transcriptional regulator — MSNKHLGSTLYEFLQEEGIYDAAKTAAAMRVISWQIAEEMHKKGITKLEMAELMHTSRTQVDRILKAKGNVTIETLQRAAALVGRELRLELV, encoded by the coding sequence ATGAGCAATAAACATTTAGGATCAACGCTCTATGAGTTTCTACAAGAGGAAGGCATTTACGATGCCGCGAAGACGGCAGCGGCTATGCGCGTGATTTCGTGGCAGATTGCCGAGGAAATGCACAAGAAGGGAATAACTAAGCTTGAAATGGCCGAGCTCATGCACACAAGCCGTACACAGGTTGACCGAATACTTAAGGCAAAGGGCAACGTAACAATTGAGACGCTGCAACGTGCCGCCGCACTTGTCGGACGTGAACTTCGCCTTGAATTGGTGTAG